One window of the Streptomyces asoensis genome contains the following:
- a CDS encoding slipin family protein encodes MVEELMAAGFVLVSAGAVYVAAAARVVKQYERGVVLRLGKLRPEVRGPGLTLILPGIDRLRKVNMQIVTMPVPGQEGITRDNVTVRVDAVVYFKVTSPAEAVMRVEDYRFAVSQMAQTSLRSIIGKSDLDDLLSDREKLNQGLELMIDSPAVEWGVTIDRVEIKDVSLPETMKRSMARQAEADRERRARIINADAELQASKKLAEAAKEMSEQPAALQLRLLQTVVAVAAEKNSTLVLPFPVELLRFLERAQQQQPLPPTSSTPPTTSTPSPPEAESGSGQD; translated from the coding sequence ATGGTCGAGGAGCTGATGGCGGCGGGCTTCGTGCTCGTGTCCGCCGGAGCGGTGTACGTGGCGGCGGCGGCGCGGGTCGTCAAGCAGTACGAGCGGGGCGTGGTCCTCCGGCTCGGGAAACTCCGGCCCGAGGTGCGCGGCCCCGGGCTCACCCTGATCCTTCCGGGCATCGACCGGCTCCGGAAGGTCAACATGCAGATCGTCACGATGCCGGTGCCCGGGCAGGAGGGCATCACGCGGGACAACGTCACCGTGCGCGTGGACGCCGTCGTGTACTTCAAGGTGACCTCGCCGGCCGAGGCGGTCATGCGGGTGGAGGACTACCGGTTCGCCGTCTCGCAGATGGCGCAGACCTCCCTGCGGTCGATCATCGGCAAGAGCGATCTGGACGATCTGCTGTCCGACCGCGAAAAGCTCAACCAGGGGCTGGAGTTGATGATCGACAGCCCGGCCGTGGAGTGGGGCGTCACCATCGACCGGGTCGAGATCAAGGACGTCTCCCTGCCCGAGACGATGAAGCGGTCCATGGCCCGGCAGGCCGAGGCCGACCGTGAGCGGCGGGCCCGGATCATCAACGCCGACGCCGAGCTCCAGGCCTCCAAGAAGCTCGCCGAGGCGGCGAAGGAGATGTCCGAGCAGCCCGCCGCGCTCCAGCTGCGGTTGCTCCAGACGGTGGTGGCGGTCGCCGCGGAGAAGAACTCCACGCTGGTGCTGCCGTTCCCGGTGGAGCTGCTGAGGTTCCTGGAGCGGGCCCAGCAGCAGCAACCGCTTCCCCCGACGTCCTCCACACCCCCGACGACTTCCACACCTTCGCCGCCCGAGGCGGAGTCGGGTTCCGGCCAGGACTAG
- a CDS encoding S1 family peptidase: MRIKRTTPTTPTSGISRRTRLTAVATGLVAAAAIAIPHASAADTATFSTAELKSAGDSVLQADIPGTAWAVDSKTNRLLVTVDSTVSDAEIAQIKEQAGDNAGALTIKHTPGKFNKLIAGGDAIYGGGYRCSLGFNVVSGSTYYFLTAGHCGEVASTWYSNSGQTTVLGTNSGYSFPTNDYALVRYTNTSVAKSGTAGNTDITSAGNASVGQSVIRDGSTTGIHTGTVTALNATVNYGSGDVVYQMIQTNVCAEGGDSGGALYTSGGVALGLTSGGSGNCTSGGTTFFQPVTEALSRYGVSVF, translated from the coding sequence GTGAGGATCAAGCGCACCACCCCCACCACCCCCACGAGCGGTATCTCGAGACGGACCCGGCTGACCGCCGTCGCCACCGGACTCGTGGCCGCCGCCGCGATCGCCATCCCCCACGCGAGCGCGGCCGACACCGCCACCTTCAGTACCGCCGAACTGAAGAGCGCCGGCGACTCGGTGCTCCAGGCGGACATCCCGGGCACCGCCTGGGCGGTCGACAGCAAGACCAACCGCCTCCTGGTCACCGTCGACAGCACGGTCTCGGACGCCGAGATCGCGCAGATCAAGGAGCAGGCGGGCGACAACGCCGGCGCGCTCACCATCAAGCACACCCCGGGCAAGTTCAACAAGCTGATCGCCGGCGGCGACGCCATCTACGGCGGCGGCTACCGCTGCTCGCTCGGCTTCAACGTCGTCAGCGGGAGCACCTACTACTTCCTGACCGCCGGGCACTGCGGCGAGGTCGCCTCGACCTGGTACTCCAACTCCGGTCAGACCACCGTGCTGGGTACGAACTCCGGCTACAGCTTCCCGACCAACGACTACGCGCTGGTCCGCTACACCAACACCTCGGTCGCCAAGTCCGGCACCGCGGGCAACACCGACATCACCAGCGCGGGCAACGCCTCCGTGGGCCAGTCGGTGATCCGTGACGGCTCCACGACCGGTATCCACACCGGTACCGTGACCGCCCTCAACGCCACCGTCAACTACGGCAGCGGTGACGTGGTCTACCAGATGATCCAGACCAACGTGTGCGCCGAGGGTGGCGACTCCGGCGGAGCGCTCTACACCTCCGGCGGTGTCGCGCTCGGTCTGACCTCCGGTGGCAGCGGCAACTGCACCTCGGGCGGTACGACCTTCTTCCAGCCCGTGACCGAGGCCCTGAGCCGCTACGGCGTCAGCGTCTTCTAG
- a CDS encoding NtaA/DmoA family FMN-dependent monooxygenase (This protein belongs to a clade of FMN-dependent monooxygenases, within a broader family of flavin-dependent oxidoreductases, the luciferase-like monooxygenase (LMM) family, some of whose members use coenzyme F420 rather than FMN.), producing the protein MSGHRPRGPRPLGRHCHLAAYFPGADTTTVWTGPDAKSPIEFSSFEHLARTAERGLFDFFLLAEEPRPREHQGRIHDLDVAGRPEPLTVLNALAAVTERLGLAATADATFNEPFELARRLATLDQLSDGRAAWHVVTSSDARTGENFRRGGYLDRADRYPRAAEFVATARKLWDSWTPDEAPRPFAHQGRHFDIAGEFTVPRSPQGHPVVIQAGGSGEAREFAAATADVVLARHGTLEAGRAFYADVKRRLAKYGRTVGDLKIMPGVTVVLGDTAAEAQERAATIRRQLVSPQRALLTLERLWGVDLSAYDPDGPLPEFDPVADPRLTRGRARHGDAVATAGKLRALSREKGLSIRQTVIETSARQSFVGTPEAVAAELARFVREDAADGFVLVPQLTPGGLDEFVDRVVPLLQERGAFRTEYEGHTLRSHLGLPDPAGPGERADPVTTGQIT; encoded by the coding sequence ATGAGCGGACACCGACCCCGGGGCCCGAGGCCGCTCGGCAGGCACTGCCACCTGGCCGCGTACTTCCCCGGCGCCGACACCACCACCGTCTGGACCGGCCCCGACGCGAAGTCGCCGATCGAGTTCTCCTCCTTCGAGCACCTCGCCCGGACCGCCGAACGCGGCCTGTTCGACTTCTTCCTCCTGGCCGAGGAGCCGCGGCCGCGCGAACACCAGGGCCGTATCCACGACCTGGACGTGGCGGGCCGCCCCGAGCCGCTCACCGTCCTCAACGCGCTCGCCGCCGTGACCGAGCGTCTGGGGCTGGCCGCCACGGCCGACGCCACGTTCAACGAGCCGTTCGAACTCGCCCGCAGACTGGCCACCCTGGACCAGCTCAGCGACGGCCGGGCGGCCTGGCACGTGGTGACCTCCTCGGACGCCCGCACCGGCGAGAACTTCCGCCGTGGGGGCTACCTCGACCGCGCCGACCGGTATCCGCGGGCCGCCGAGTTCGTCGCCACCGCGAGGAAGCTGTGGGACTCCTGGACACCGGACGAGGCGCCCCGGCCGTTCGCGCACCAGGGCCGGCACTTCGACATCGCCGGGGAGTTCACCGTGCCGCGCTCACCGCAGGGACACCCGGTGGTGATCCAGGCGGGGGGCTCCGGAGAGGCCCGGGAGTTCGCGGCCGCCACCGCCGACGTCGTCCTCGCGCGGCACGGCACGCTGGAGGCCGGGCGCGCCTTCTACGCCGACGTCAAGAGACGGCTGGCCAAGTACGGCCGTACCGTCGGCGATCTGAAGATCATGCCCGGCGTCACCGTCGTCCTCGGGGACACCGCCGCCGAGGCACAGGAGCGGGCCGCCACGATCAGACGGCAGCTCGTCTCCCCGCAGCGCGCCCTCCTCACCCTGGAGCGGCTCTGGGGCGTCGACCTGTCGGCGTACGACCCCGACGGGCCGCTGCCCGAGTTCGACCCGGTGGCCGACCCGCGGCTCACGCGGGGCCGCGCCCGGCACGGCGACGCCGTAGCGACGGCCGGGAAGCTGCGCGCGCTGTCGAGGGAGAAGGGGCTGTCCATCCGCCAGACCGTGATCGAGACGAGCGCCCGGCAGTCCTTCGTCGGCACGCCCGAGGCGGTCGCCGCCGAACTGGCGCGGTTCGTGCGCGAGGACGCCGCCGACGGCTTCGTCCTCGTACCGCAACTCACGCCCGGCGGGCTCGACGAGTTCGTCGACCGGGTGGTGCCGCTGCTTCAGGAGCGCGGCGCCTTCCGTACGGAATACGAGGGACACACCCTGCGCTCCCACCTCGGACTGCCCGATCCGGCGGGGCCGGGCGAACGGGCGGACCCTGTGACGACAGGACAGATCACATGA
- a CDS encoding LLM class flavin-dependent oxidoreductase — MTSSHGRGLLHLAAAVDQPGVYDAGPYVELARLAERGGLDFVTLDDSFARPGPDASAVLSRVAPATHRVGLVPTLTTTHTEPFHVQATVATLDRVSRGRAGWRIDVSTTEGEARLFGRRHSAPLDALWQEAGEVADVAAKLWDSWEDGAAIRDAPTGRFLDRDKLHHVDFTGAAFSVRGPSLAPRPPQGHPVRVVDATEGPARSTAARHADVALVRAASPAQARTVRDRLRADAAGAGRDPNSLLVLVSLLIDLGDGEHAAEPGHGGGGPRQTAQGPLYRGGPVDLADLIASWYKDGTVDGFHLTPVEPRRDLERLVNGTVALLQHRGLFRTFYPGSTLREHLGLARPANQYAGGAA, encoded by the coding sequence ATGACCTCATCGCACGGCCGGGGCCTGCTGCACCTGGCGGCCGCCGTCGACCAGCCGGGGGTGTACGACGCCGGCCCCTACGTCGAGCTGGCGCGGCTCGCCGAGCGGGGCGGACTCGACTTCGTGACGCTGGACGACTCCTTCGCCCGGCCCGGGCCCGACGCGTCGGCCGTGCTGTCCCGGGTGGCGCCCGCCACGCACCGCGTCGGACTGGTGCCCACCCTCACCACCACCCACACCGAGCCCTTCCATGTCCAGGCCACGGTCGCCACGCTCGACCGGGTCAGCCGGGGCCGGGCCGGCTGGCGGATCGACGTCTCCACCACGGAGGGGGAGGCCCGGCTCTTCGGCCGCCGGCACTCCGCACCGCTGGACGCGCTGTGGCAGGAGGCCGGTGAAGTCGCCGATGTGGCGGCGAAGTTGTGGGACAGCTGGGAGGACGGCGCCGCGATACGGGATGCGCCGACCGGCCGTTTCCTCGACCGCGACAAGCTGCACCACGTCGACTTCACCGGCGCGGCCTTCTCGGTGCGGGGCCCCTCCCTGGCTCCCAGACCTCCGCAGGGACACCCCGTGCGCGTGGTCGACGCCACCGAGGGACCCGCCCGGTCCACCGCCGCCCGCCACGCCGATGTGGCCCTCGTACGCGCGGCGAGCCCCGCGCAGGCCCGCACCGTCCGCGACCGGCTGCGGGCCGACGCGGCCGGAGCCGGGCGCGACCCGAACTCCCTGCTCGTCCTGGTGAGTCTGCTGATCGACCTCGGGGACGGCGAGCACGCCGCCGAACCCGGCCACGGCGGAGGCGGCCCCCGGCAGACCGCGCAGGGCCCGCTCTACCGGGGCGGCCCCGTCGACCTCGCCGACCTGATCGCCTCCTGGTACAAGGACGGCACCGTCGACGGCTTCCACCTCACCCCCGTCGAACCGCGCCGCGATCTGGAGCGGCTGGTCAACGGCACGGTCGCGCTGCTCCAGCACCGTGGTCTGTTCCGCACCTTCTACCCGGGCAGCACGCTCCGCGAGCACCTGGGGCTGGCCCGGCCCGCCAACCAGTACGCGGGGGGAGCGGCATGA
- a CDS encoding FAD/NAD(P)-binding protein: MSSETLDPGAPATLVIVGAGPRGTGLIERIAANAPELYAGSGLDIHLVDPHPPGAGRIWRAAQSPLLWMNSHAEDVTMFTDESVEMAGPVRPGPTLHEWAGIGGRTFADRQIQGSYLRWVHEQAVAALPPEITVHHHPGRALRVSGPRAGRQQVWLEGRDQPLSADLVVLALGHLDAELDEEQRELAAYADEHGLVHLPPDFTADSDLSALPAGEPVLVRGFGLAFVDLMVLLTEGRGGRYEGDTYVPSGREPVLYVGSRRGVPYHSKIGYDWTGERPPLPRFLGPAEIDGLLARPEGFDFRRDVWPLVEKELGFAHYHRLFTVHAERTAIAWTDFEEKYEAASAGAEREALVASAVPDPRDRLDLAALDRPLDGVTYGSFEEFQEGLRGYVESDLSRRHDAAHSTDLAVFLGLLSVYGQLVRLGDIGSWWHGFFSYLASGPPGPRLRQLLALSRAGVLKFVGADMAVHAGDGVFRASSATVPGFSVEARALVEARLPEPTLRRALDPLLRELHADGAGETPDGLLRVDRADGRVLDRAGRPHPRRFALGPHTDGRTPGAFTRPRTGGPAFRQNDATARAALVFLRDLGADAVG; the protein is encoded by the coding sequence ATGTCTTCCGAAACCCTCGACCCCGGAGCCCCCGCCACCCTCGTGATCGTCGGGGCCGGGCCGCGGGGGACCGGCCTCATCGAGCGGATAGCCGCCAACGCGCCCGAGCTGTACGCCGGTTCGGGGCTCGACATCCATCTCGTGGACCCGCATCCGCCGGGCGCCGGACGCATCTGGCGCGCCGCCCAGTCGCCGCTGCTGTGGATGAACTCGCACGCCGAGGACGTCACCATGTTCACCGACGAGTCGGTGGAGATGGCCGGGCCGGTGCGGCCCGGCCCGACGCTGCACGAGTGGGCGGGCATCGGCGGGCGTACCTTCGCCGACCGGCAGATCCAGGGCTCCTATCTGCGCTGGGTGCACGAGCAGGCGGTCGCCGCCCTGCCCCCGGAGATCACCGTCCACCACCATCCGGGGCGCGCTCTGCGGGTGAGCGGCCCCCGTGCGGGACGCCAGCAGGTATGGCTGGAGGGTCGCGACCAGCCCCTGTCCGCCGATCTCGTCGTCCTCGCTCTCGGTCATCTGGACGCCGAACTCGACGAGGAACAGCGCGAGTTGGCGGCCTACGCGGACGAGCACGGGCTCGTCCATCTGCCGCCGGACTTCACGGCCGACAGCGACCTGTCCGCGCTGCCGGCCGGCGAACCCGTGCTGGTGCGTGGATTCGGGCTCGCCTTCGTCGACCTCATGGTGCTGCTGACCGAGGGGCGCGGCGGTCGGTACGAGGGGGACACCTATGTGCCCTCGGGGCGGGAACCGGTGCTGTACGTCGGCTCGCGGCGCGGTGTGCCCTACCACTCGAAGATCGGCTACGACTGGACCGGTGAACGGCCGCCGCTGCCCCGGTTCCTGGGGCCCGCCGAGATCGACGGGCTGCTCGCGCGGCCCGAGGGCTTCGACTTCCGGCGGGATGTGTGGCCGCTGGTGGAGAAGGAGCTGGGCTTCGCCCACTACCACCGGCTGTTCACGGTCCACGCCGAGCGGACCGCGATCGCCTGGACCGACTTCGAGGAGAAGTACGAGGCCGCGTCCGCGGGTGCCGAACGGGAGGCCCTGGTGGCGTCCGCCGTGCCCGACCCGCGGGACCGGCTCGACCTGGCCGCCCTCGACCGGCCGTTGGACGGGGTGACGTACGGGTCCTTCGAGGAGTTCCAGGAAGGGCTGCGCGGCTATGTGGAGAGCGACCTGAGCCGCCGTCACGACGCGGCACACAGCACCGACCTGGCCGTGTTCCTGGGACTGCTGTCCGTCTACGGGCAGTTGGTCCGGCTCGGCGACATCGGCTCCTGGTGGCACGGGTTCTTCAGCTACCTGGCCTCCGGGCCACCGGGCCCCCGGCTGAGACAGCTGCTCGCGCTGTCCCGGGCGGGTGTGCTGAAGTTCGTCGGCGCCGACATGGCCGTACACGCGGGGGACGGGGTGTTCCGGGCGTCGAGCGCCACCGTGCCGGGCTTCTCGGTCGAGGCGCGGGCGCTGGTGGAGGCCCGGCTGCCGGAGCCGACGCTCCGGCGCGCCCTCGACCCGCTGCTGCGGGAGCTGCACGCCGACGGCGCCGGCGAGACCCCGGACGGGCTGCTGCGGGTGGACCGCGCCGACGGGCGGGTCCTGGACCGGGCGGGCCGGCCGCACCCACGGCGCTTCGCGCTCGGGCCGCACACCGACGGCCGTACGCCGGGCGCGTTCACCCGGCCGCGCACCGGCGGCCCCGCGTTCCGGCAGAACGACGCCACCGCCCGGGCCGCCCTGGTGTTCCTGCGGGACCTGGGCGCCGATGCCGTCGGGTGA
- a CDS encoding GTP-binding protein, translating to MPGRSDKTVPLAVKIVVSGGLGVGKTTFIGAVSEIDPLDTEAPITQVSVGVDSLEGVESKTTTTVALDFGRITLDPAISLYLFGTPGQDRFSFLWDDLVEGALGTVVLADTRRIEDCFPAVDYFEAQSAPFVLAVNRFDGAEHFELEEVRAALGLSAEVPVLECDARERGSVRDVLGALMDRVVGFRAAPGRRAVGAR from the coding sequence ATGCCCGGGCGCTCTGACAAAACCGTTCCGCTCGCCGTGAAGATCGTGGTGAGCGGTGGGCTCGGGGTCGGTAAGACGACCTTCATCGGGGCCGTCTCCGAGATCGACCCGCTCGACACCGAGGCACCGATCACCCAGGTGTCGGTCGGGGTCGACTCGCTCGAGGGCGTGGAGTCCAAGACCACCACCACCGTCGCGCTCGACTTCGGACGGATCACGCTCGACCCGGCCATCTCGCTGTACCTGTTCGGCACGCCCGGACAGGACCGGTTCTCCTTCCTGTGGGACGACCTGGTGGAGGGAGCGCTCGGAACGGTGGTCCTCGCGGACACCCGGCGGATCGAGGACTGCTTCCCGGCCGTCGACTACTTCGAGGCCCAGAGCGCGCCGTTCGTCCTCGCGGTGAATCGCTTCGACGGGGCCGAGCACTTCGAACTGGAGGAGGTGCGGGCGGCGTTGGGGCTGAGCGCCGAGGTGCCCGTGCTGGAGTGCGACGCGCGCGAGCGTGGCTCCGTGCGGGACGTGCTGGGGGCGTTGATGGATCGGGTGGTCGGGTTTCGCGCCGCTCCGGGGCGGAGGGCGGTCGGGGCGCGCTGA
- a CDS encoding DUF5685 family protein, which produces MFGIVRPCSHRLGEGLKTQWMAHLCGLCLALRGDHGQFARVVTNYDGLLISVLTEAQAARVTSDGWRRTAGPCPLRGMRTASVAQGEGARLAAAVSLVLASAKVRDHVADGDGLLARRPVAVAARRVAASWGRAGERGGAAVGFDTAVLVDAVDRQVGIEALAGPGTPLCAVTEPTETATAAAFAHTAVLAGRPGNAAPLAEAGRLFGRLAHLLDAVEDRESDAAAGAWNPLTATGTPLTEARRLADDALHGIRLALRDMEFVDGRLAHLLLAHELERSVDRAFGTQSCGHAHAPEGAFGPPTGPYAPQGPVDPHAPGNPYGGNPFGGEPPRPGKRGFWAGCAVALGLCCTCQACCADEFEGPWSRKKREGWCRDGCDGCDCCCDGCQCCECCECCSCDC; this is translated from the coding sequence GTGTTCGGAATCGTCAGGCCATGCAGTCACCGGCTCGGAGAGGGCCTCAAGACCCAGTGGATGGCGCACCTGTGCGGGCTGTGTCTCGCGCTGCGCGGCGACCACGGGCAGTTCGCGCGGGTCGTCACCAACTACGACGGGCTGCTCATATCGGTTCTGACGGAGGCTCAGGCCGCTCGGGTCACGTCCGACGGATGGCGGCGGACGGCGGGACCGTGCCCGCTGCGCGGGATGCGCACCGCGTCCGTCGCGCAGGGCGAGGGCGCCCGGCTCGCGGCCGCCGTCTCGCTGGTGCTCGCCTCGGCCAAGGTGCGCGACCACGTCGCCGACGGGGACGGGCTGCTGGCGCGGCGGCCCGTGGCCGTCGCCGCGCGCAGGGTCGCCGCGAGCTGGGGTCGGGCCGGGGAACGCGGCGGGGCCGCCGTCGGGTTCGACACCGCCGTCCTCGTCGACGCCGTGGACCGGCAGGTGGGCATCGAGGCGCTCGCCGGGCCCGGTACCCCGCTGTGCGCCGTCACCGAGCCGACCGAGACCGCCACCGCCGCCGCCTTCGCGCACACCGCGGTCCTGGCGGGCCGGCCGGGCAACGCCGCCCCGCTCGCCGAGGCCGGCCGTCTCTTCGGACGACTGGCACATCTGCTGGACGCGGTCGAGGACCGGGAGTCCGACGCGGCGGCCGGTGCCTGGAACCCGCTGACGGCCACCGGCACCCCGCTCACCGAGGCCCGCCGGCTCGCCGACGACGCCCTGCACGGCATCCGGCTCGCGCTGCGCGACATGGAGTTCGTGGACGGCAGGCTCGCGCACCTGCTGCTGGCGCACGAGCTGGAGCGGTCGGTCGACCGGGCGTTCGGGACGCAGTCCTGCGGGCACGCGCACGCGCCGGAGGGTGCCTTCGGCCCGCCGACCGGCCCGTACGCCCCCCAGGGGCCGGTGGACCCGCACGCGCCCGGCAACCCCTACGGCGGCAACCCCTTCGGCGGTGAGCCGCCGCGGCCCGGGAAGCGGGGCTTCTGGGCCGGGTGCGCGGTCGCGCTCGGGCTGTGCTGCACCTGCCAGGCCTGCTGCGCCGACGAGTTCGAGGGGCCCTGGTCGCGGAAGAAGCGCGAGGGCTGGTGCCGCGACGGCTGTGACGGCTGCGATTGCTGCTGCGACGGGTGTCAGTGCTGCGAGTGCTGCGAGTGCTGCTCCTGCGACTGCTGA
- a CDS encoding cell division protein SepF produces MGSVRKASAWLGLVDDNDDERYYDDDYSEGTDSGDAWVTDPRVKVATDTAEEKGRRIGTVTPDSFRDARAIGELFREGVPVIMNLTAMEAGDAKRVVDFAAGLIFGLRGSIERVSTRVFLLTPANTEIVNGDPSAHRTDGFFNQS; encoded by the coding sequence ATGGGATCGGTGCGCAAGGCGAGTGCCTGGCTTGGCCTCGTCGACGACAACGATGACGAGCGTTACTACGACGACGACTATTCCGAGGGGACCGACTCCGGCGACGCCTGGGTCACCGACCCCCGCGTGAAGGTGGCGACGGACACGGCCGAGGAGAAGGGCCGTCGGATCGGCACCGTCACCCCGGACAGCTTCCGGGACGCGCGGGCGATCGGTGAACTGTTCCGCGAAGGCGTGCCGGTCATCATGAACCTCACGGCCATGGAGGCCGGTGACGCCAAGCGCGTCGTCGACTTCGCGGCCGGGCTGATCTTCGGCCTGCGGGGTTCGATCGAGCGGGTGTCCACCCGGGTGTTCCTGCTGACCCCCGCCAACACGGAGATCGTGAACGGAGACCCGTCCGCGCACCGGACGGACGGTTTCTTCAACCAGAGCTGA
- a CDS encoding acyl-CoA dehydrogenase family protein → MSASSKLPPFDPADPLGIDDLLEPEDLAIRDTVRNWAADRVLPQVAEWYERGELPEIRELARELGAIGALGMSLSGYGCAGASAVQYGLACLELEAADSGIRSLVSVQGSLAMYALHRFGSEEQKQTWLPGMAAGEIIGCFGLTEPDHGSDPAGMRTYAKRDGSDWVLNGRKMWITNGSVAGVAVVWAQSDDGIRGFVVPAGTPGFSAPEIKHKWSLRASVTSELVLDDVRLPADAVLPEVTGLRGPLSCLSHARYGIVWGAMGAARSCFETAVEYAKTREQFGRPIGGFQLTQAKLADMAVELHKGILLAHHLGRRMDAGRLRPEQVSFGKLNNVREAIEICRTARTVLGANGISLEYPVMRHATNLESVLTYEGTVEMHQLVLGKALTGLDAFR, encoded by the coding sequence ATGTCCGCGTCCTCGAAGTTGCCCCCCTTCGACCCCGCCGACCCGCTCGGGATCGATGATCTGCTGGAGCCGGAGGATCTCGCGATCCGTGACACCGTGCGGAACTGGGCCGCGGACCGGGTGCTGCCCCAGGTCGCCGAGTGGTACGAGCGCGGGGAGCTGCCGGAGATCCGGGAGCTGGCGCGCGAACTCGGCGCCATCGGGGCGCTCGGGATGTCGCTCAGCGGATACGGCTGCGCCGGGGCCAGCGCCGTGCAGTACGGGCTCGCCTGTCTCGAACTCGAAGCCGCCGACTCCGGCATCCGGTCCCTCGTCTCCGTGCAGGGTTCCCTCGCCATGTACGCCCTGCACCGCTTCGGCAGCGAGGAGCAGAAGCAGACCTGGCTGCCGGGGATGGCCGCGGGCGAGATCATCGGGTGCTTCGGGCTCACCGAACCCGATCACGGCTCCGACCCGGCCGGCATGCGGACGTACGCCAAGCGGGACGGCTCCGACTGGGTGCTCAACGGCCGCAAGATGTGGATCACCAACGGGTCCGTCGCCGGGGTGGCCGTCGTCTGGGCGCAGAGTGACGACGGGATCCGCGGCTTCGTGGTGCCCGCCGGCACTCCGGGGTTCTCCGCACCCGAGATCAAGCACAAGTGGTCCCTGCGGGCCAGCGTGACCAGCGAGCTCGTGCTCGACGACGTGCGGCTGCCCGCCGACGCCGTCCTGCCGGAGGTCACCGGGCTGCGCGGACCGCTCAGCTGTCTGTCCCACGCCCGCTACGGCATCGTGTGGGGCGCGATGGGAGCGGCGCGCTCCTGCTTCGAGACCGCCGTCGAGTACGCGAAGACCCGCGAGCAGTTCGGGCGGCCCATCGGGGGGTTCCAGCTCACCCAGGCCAAGCTCGCCGACATGGCGGTCGAGCTGCACAAGGGGATTCTGCTCGCCCACCATCTGGGGCGGCGCATGGACGCCGGCCGCCTGCGTCCCGAGCAGGTCAGCTTCGGCAAGCTCAACAACGTACGGGAGGCGATCGAGATCTGCCGGACCGCCCGTACCGTCCTCGGTGCCAACGGGATCTCGCTCGAATACCCCGTCATGCGGCACGCGACCAACCTCGAGTCGGTCCTCACCTACGAGGGCACCGTCGAGATGCACCAGCTCGTGCTGGGCAAGGCGCTCACCGGACTCGACGCCTTCCGCTGA